In a genomic window of Gossypium arboreum isolate Shixiya-1 chromosome 9, ASM2569848v2, whole genome shotgun sequence:
- the LOC108457207 gene encoding uncharacterized protein LOC108457207, with protein MAAKKIIAICQSGGDFVTDKDGSLSYSGGEAFAIDINEQTSLSDFKSEIADMFSLSSDNMSIKYFLPGNKKTLITISKDKDLQRMLNFLGDSLTVDVFVASDEAAARNVSNMPGSRSSRTTVSEAVGFPIVAPGNAVLGMTDAIDDVDMDMPNETPMDCMPINIIEHHKAAQVWENTITGVDQRFNSFNEFREALHKYSIAHGFAYRYKKNDSHRVTVKCKAQGCPWRIYASRLSTTQLICIKKMNTMHTCGGAAVKAGYRATRGWVGSIIKEKLKISPNYRPKDIADDIKREYGIELNYSQAWRAKEIAREQLQGSFKEAYNLLPFFCEKIKETNPGSIVTFNTKDDSSFHRLFVSFHASISGFLQGCRPLIFLDSVTLNSKYQGNLFAATAADAEDGIFPVAFAVVDAEDEDNWTWFLRELKSAVPTSSQLTFVADFQNGLKQALADVFDKCYHSYCLQHLADKLNRELKGHLSHDARRFMISDFYSAARSPRLEGFQRDTELIRAISPEAYDWIIQSEPEHWANAFFGGARYNHLISTFGQQFYSWVSEAHEFPITQMIDELRGKMMEAIYKRRVDSSQWMTKLTPCNEEKLQKETAMARSFQVLLTQGSTFEVRGENPEVLAVVNIDHWDCSCKGWQLTGSPCSHAIAVIECFGRSPYDYCSRYFTTESFRLTYAESIHPVPNVDRPIEDELPEVTAVAVTVTPPPTKRPPGRPKKKQPESIDMMRRQLQCSKCKGLGHNKKTCKES; from the exons ATGGCTGCGAAGAAAATTATAGCAATATGCCAGTCTGGTGGCGATTTTGTCACTGATAAAGATGGTTCATTGTCCTATAGTGGTGGTGAGGCCTTTGCTATAGATATTAATGAGCAAACTAGTTTAAGTGATTTCAAGTCCGAAATAGCAGATATGTTTAGTCTTAGCTCTGATAACATGTCGATCAAGTACTTTCTTCCTGGAAACAAGAAGACCCTTATAACTATCTCGAAAGACAAGGATTTGCAGCGGATGCTTAATTTTTTAGGCGACTCTCTCACTGTTGATGTCTTTGTTGCATCGGATGAAGCGGCTGCTCGTAATGTTTCCAACATGCCTGGTAGTAG GTCTAGCAGGACGACCGTCTCAGAAGCTGTTGGGTTTCCTATTGTTGCTCCTGGCAATGCTGTTCTTGGAATGACCGATGCCATTGATGATGTTGACATGGACATGCCAAATGAAACTCCTATGGACTGTATGCCGATTAATATCATCGAGCATCATAAAGCTGCACAAGTGTGGGAGAATACAATCACTGGCGTTGACCAAAGATTTAATAGTTTTAATGAATTCCGAGAAGCCTTGCATAAATACTCAATTGCACATGGTTTTGCTTATAGGTATAAGAAAAACGATAGTCATCGTGTTACTGTTAAATGCAAAGCTCAAGGCTGTCCCTGGAGGATATATGCATCGAGACTATCCACTACTCAATTGATTTGCATCAAGAAGATGAACACTATGCATACGTGTGGAGGAGCTGCAGTAAAAGCTGGGTACCGGGCAACAAGGGGTTGGGTGGGAAGTATTATAAAGGAGAAATTGAAAATTTCCCCCAACTACAGGCCAAAAGATATTGCCGATGATATCAAGCGAGAATATGGAATCGAACTGAATTATTCTCAGGCATGGCGTGCAAAAGAGATTGCTAGGGAACAGCTTCAAGGATCCTTTAAAGAGGCATATAATCTCTTACCTTTTTTCTGTGAGAAGATAAAAGAGACTAACCCAGGCAGTATTGTCACCTTTAATACCAAGGACGACTCAAGCTTCCATCGACTGTTTGTCTCATTTCATGCCTCGATATCTGGTTTTTTACAAGGTTGTCGACCCCTAATTTTTCTCGACAGTGTTACTTTAAATTCTAAATATCAAGGAAACTTGTTTGCTGCAACGGCTGCAGATGCGGAGGATGGTATTTTTCCTGTAGCTTTTGCTGTAGTTGATGCCGAGGATGAAGACAATTGGACTTGGTTTTTACGGGAACTCAAATCTGCTGTTCCTACATCTAGCCAGCTAACATTTGTTGCAGATTTTCAGAATGGTTTAAAGCAGGCACTGGCTGATGTATTCGATAAATGCTACCACAGCTACTGTTTACAACATCTTGCTGACAAACTTAACAGAGAGTTAAAGGGGCATCTTTCTCATGATGCAAGACGGTTTATGATCAGTGACTTTTACTCTGCTGCTCGGTCACCACGACTTGAGGGTTTCCAGCGTGATACTGAATTAATAAGAGCCATTTCTCCTGAAGCTTACGACTGGATAATTCAAAGTGAACCAGAGCACTGGGCAAATGCCTTTTTCGGAGGAGCTAGGTATAACCACTTGATCTCGACCTTTGGGCAGCAGTTCTATAGTTGGGTATCTGAAGCACATGAGTTTCCTATAACACAGATGATTGATGAATTACGGGGTAAGATGATGGAGGCGATCTACAAACGTCGTGTGGATTCCAGTCAGTGGATGACAAAATTAACTCCGTGTAACGAGGAAAAGTTGCAGAAGGAAACTGCAATGGCGAGGTCATTTCAAGTGTTACTCACACAGGGTAGCACATTTGAGGTCCGTGGGGAAAATCCCGAGGTTCTTGCGGTTGTTAATATAGATCATTGGGACTGCAGCTGCAAGGGCTGGCAACTTACTGGTTCACCTTGCTCTCATGCTATTGCTGTCATTGAATGCTTCGGTAGAAGTCCATATGACTATTGTTCCCGATACTTCACAACTGAGAGTTTCCGCTTAACATACGCCGAGTCCATTCACCCTGTTCCAAATGTAGACAGACCAATTGAGGATGAATTACCTGAGGTAACAGCTGTAGCTGTAACTGTAACTCCTCCTCCAACTAAACGTCCACCAGGTCGGCCAAAGAAGAAGCAGCCTGAATCGATAGACATGATGAGACGACAGCTCCAGTGTAGCAAGTGCAAAGGTCTTGGCCATAACAAGAAAACTTGCAAAGAATCCTAG
- the LOC108456010 gene encoding pentatricopeptide repeat-containing protein At3g47530, translating to MTQISACINKKNITIIVFSLKLSISSFTSTTIPIHRHFSLQSFQETCPNNDQHPKPMLKSTSRHQQEQTMVSLVKSSTHKPHLLQIQAHLTRSSLLQNPKFSLLFLSSLCSSRDLRYARLFFSQIKNPSSSHYNTLIRAYSSSNSPKEAFFLYREMRQKGLKPDPISFSFVIKSCVKFRSVFCGLQVHGRIIREGFLSDCLLLTTLMEFYSSFASREDACKVFDEMSQKDTVAWNVLISCYLRNGRTRDVLMLFDKMKNEGVCEPDDVTCLLVTQACANLGALEFGEKAHRYIKERGYGTARNLSNSLISMYSRCGCLDKAYDVFKGIGEKNVISWSAMISGLAMNGFGRDAILAFEEMRRTGVIPDEQTFTGLLSACSHCGLVDEGMEFLNQMSKEFGIMPNIHHYGCVVDLLGRAGFLEQAYRVIISMKVKPDATIWRTLLGACRIHGHFTLGERVIEHLIELKAQEAGDYVLLLNIYSSTGNWEKVSELRKFLKEKGIQTTPGCSSIELKGIVHEFIVDDVSHPQKHEIYNKLDEINKQLKIAGYVAETTSELHDLDVEEKANALSYHSEKLALAFGVLVTQPGTTLRVTKNLRICIDCHNFAKFLSGVYNRQLIIRDRTRFHHFRDGHCSCNDYW from the coding sequence ATGACACAAATTTCAGCATGCATCAACAAAAAGAACATCACCATCATCGTCTTCTCCCTCAAGCTCTCTATCTCTTCTTTCACAAGCACAACGATCCCAATTCATCGACATTTCAGTCTCCAAAGCTTCCAAGAAACATGCCCAAACAACGATCAACATCCAAAGCCAATGCTCAAATCCACCTCAAGACATCAACAAGAACAAACCATGGTTTCCCTCGTAAAATCCAGCACCCATAAACCCCATTTACTTCAAATTCAAGCTCACCTTACCCGTTCTTCCCTTCTTCAAAACCCCAAATTTTCCCTCTTGTTTCTATCCTCCCTCTGTTCTTCTCGTGATCTTCGCTATGCACGTCTTTTTTTCTCTCAAATCAAGAACCCATCTTCCTCTCACTATAACACTCTCATCAGAGCTTACTCTTCCAGCAATTCACCTAAAGAAGCCTTTTTTCTTTACAGAGAAATGAGACAAAAAGGCCTAAAGCCTGACCCCATATCATTTTCTTTCGTCATTAAATCTTGCGTTAAATTTCGTTCGGTTTTTTGCGGTTTACAGGTTCATGGAAGGATTATAAGAGAAGGGTTTTTATCAGATTGTCTTTTACTTACTACCTTGATGGAATTTTATTCTAGTTTCGCAAGCCGGGAGGATGCTTGTAAAGTGTTCGATGAAATGTCTCAAAAAGACACTGTTGCGTGGAATGTATTGATTTCTTGTTATTTACGTAATGGGAGGACTAGGGATGTGTTAATGTTGTTTGATAAAATGAAAAATGAGGGCGTTTGTGAACCTGATGATGTTACTTGTCTCCTTGTGACACAAGCTTGTGCTAATTTAGGGGCGTTAGAGTTTGGCGAAAAGGCCCATCGTTATATTAAAGAACGTGGTTACGGTACTGCTCGTAACCTATCCAATTCGCTTATATCAATGTATTCTCGGTGTGGATGTTTAGACAAGGCTTATGATGTTTTTAAGGGAATTGGAGAGAAGAATGTTATTTCGTGGAGTGCTATGATATCCGGTTTAGCGATGAATGGATTCGGGAGAGATGCTATTCTAGCGTTCGAAGAGATGCGGAGAACGGGGGTCATTCCGGATGAACAAACATTTACGGGACTCCTTTCGGCTTGTAGCCATTGTGGTTTAGTCGATGAAGGGATGGAGTTTCTTAATCAAATGAGCAAAGAATTCGGTATAATGCCTAACATTCATCATTATGGGTGTGTTGTTGATCTTTTAGGCCGTGCCGGTTTCCTCGAACAAGCCTATCGAGTTATAATATCAATGAAGGTTAAGCCTGATGCAACCATTTGGAGGACCTTGCTCGGAGCTTGTAGAATTCATGGTCATTTTACGCTTGGTGAACGCGTGATCGAACATTTGATTGAACTCAAGGCTCAAGAAGCAGGGGACTATGTTTTGCTGTTGAATATATATTCATCAACTGGTAACTGGGAGAAAGTGAGTGAACTGAGGAAGTTTTTGAAAGAAAAAGGCATTCAAACAACACCTGGATGTAGTTCGATCGAGCTTAAAGGAATTGTACATGAATTCATCGTGGATGACGTTTCGCATCCACAAAAACACGAGATTTACAATAAGCTAGATGAGATTAATAAGCAATTGAAGATTGCTGGTTATGTTGCTGAAACAACATCTGAATTACATGATTTAGATGTAGAAGAAAAAGCAAATGCACTCTCTTATCATAGCGAGAAACTAGCTCTTGCTTTTGGGGTTCTGGTAACTCAACCCGGCACGACGTTACGAGTTACCAAGAATCTTCGGATTTGCATCGATTGTCACAATTTCGCAAAGTTTCTTTCAGGGGTCTACAACCGGCAGTTAATAATCCGAGATCGAACCAGGTTTCATCATTTCAGAGATGGACACTGCTCTTGTAATGACTATTGGTAG
- the LOC108455223 gene encoding protein RKD2-like — protein sequence MGSNCSFNGRSNEGCSSSFPQPPDSSLFYNSMVDNEFSIQDMSFYDTAPLMNSFCLYADVEQNPNLTQENQKFLKVNNGRHSGEQRLMREKKTKNFNNAKMLSREIISQYFYMPITKAAKELKVGLTLLKKRCRELGIRRWPHRKLRSLQTLTKNLQVLDGEEREGSEGKLTEAMEALRKEREMLEEMPNMELDDRTKRLRQACFKANYKKRKMMMMGVEEEPSRLAAEAFGSNNDGSRRNEEEEADDDEEIKYLLSDSFSSTDLGLL from the exons ATGGGGAGCAACTGTTCCTTTAATGGCCGGTCTAATGAAGGATGCTCATCTTCTTTCCCTCAACCTCCAGATTCAAG tttattttataattcaatgGTGGACAATGAGTTTTCCATACAAGACATGAGCTTTTACGATACTGCTCCATTGATGAACAGTTTTTGTTTATATGCTGATGTTGAACAAAATCCAAACTTAACCCAAG AAAATCAAAAGTTTTTGAAAGTTAACAATGGCAGACACAGTGGAGAGCAGAGATTAATGAGGGAGAAGAAGACTAAAAATTTCAATAATGCAAAAATGTTGTCAAGGGAAATTATTTCACAATATTTTTATATGCCAATAACAAAAGCTGCTAAAGAGCTTAAGGTAGGGTTAACATTATTGAAGAAAAGGTGTAGGGAACTTGGAATACGTAGGTGGCCTCATCGTAAACTTAGGAGTTTACAAACCCTAACCAAGAATCTTCAG GTGTTGGACGGGGAAGAAAGAGAGGGAAGTGAAGGGAAATTAACGGAAGCAATGGAGGCTTTAAGGAAAGAGAGGGAAATGTTGGAAGAGATGCCAAATATGGAATTGGATGACAGAACTAAGAGGTTAAGACAAGCTTGTTTTAAGGCTAATTATAAGAAgaggaagatgatgatgatgggGGTGGAGGAGGAGCCGTCACGATTGGCGGCGGAAGCTTTTGGTAGTAATAATGATGGTAGCAGaagaaatgaagaagaagaagcagaTGATGATGAAGAAATCAAGTATCTTTTATCTGATTCTTTTTCATCAACTGATCTAGGGCTTTTatga
- the LOC108454303 gene encoding pentatricopeptide repeat-containing protein At5g66520-like produces MSSLQTFLAPPLSISFSSSNSKPRYSPLESLETCSSMAQLKQNHAHLTKLGLSSDNDAMGRLIKFCALSNDGDLDYALHLFDTLPHPDAFIYNTLIRGYLLRKQAADCIVLYLRMLQDSVLPNKFTFPCLIRACSVDVAVEEGAQIHAHVFKFGFANDGFCLNNLIHMYVNFKSLENARKVFDKMPRRDVVSWTTLISGYAQLGLVDAAFEVFEWMPERNSVSWNAMIAAYVQSNRFHEAFALFNRMRAENLALDKFVAASMLSACTGLGALEQGEWIHKYIRNKGIELDPKLATTIIDMYCKCGCLEKAYETFKGLTYKSISSWNCMIGGFAMHGKGEAAISIFKDMEKQGIVPDNITFINILSACSHSGLVEEGRYYFQYMTRVHGIEPMMEHYGCMVDLLGRAGLLDEAKKLIDQMPMTPDVGVLGALFGACRIHGNIELGEQVGKRVIELEPNNSGRYVLLANLYVKAGRYEDMANVRRMMNVRGVKKVPGFSVIELEGEVNKFIAGGRDHPESKEIYAKLDEMLDRIRAIGYVPCGAEGVVEELDEEEEKENPLNYHSEKLAIAFGLLKTKAGDTFRITKNLRVCRDCHHASKLISKVFDREIVVRDRNRFHHFKDGECSCKDYW; encoded by the coding sequence ATGAGCTCGTTGCAGACCTTTTTAGCTCCTCCACTCTCCATTTCTTTCTCATCATCGAACTCAAAGCCCCGTTATTCACCTCTCGAATCCCTAGAAACATGCTCTTCCATGGCCCAACTCAAGCAAAATCATGCCCACCTCACCAAACTCGGCCTTTCCTCCGATAACGATGCCATGGGTCGCCTCATCAAGTTTTGTGCTTTGTCTAACGACGGAGATTTGGACTACGCACTCCACCTGTTCGATACATTGCCTCATCCGGATGCTTTCATTTACAATACCCTCATCAGAGGTTACTTGCTACGGAAACAAGCTGCCGACTGCATCGTTCTCTACTTGCGGATGTTGCAAGATTCTGTTTTGCCTAATAAGTTCACTTTCCCTTGTCTCATAAGAGCTTGTTCGGTTGATGTTGCTGTTGAAGAAGGGGCTCAAATTCATGCCCACGTCTTCAAATTCGGGTTTGCTAATGATGGCTTTTGTCTGAACAATTtgattcatatgtatgtgaatttcAAGTCTTTGGAAAATGCTCGGAAGGTGTTTGACAAAATGCCAAGGAGAGATGTTGTTTCTTGGACTACTTTGATAAGCGGGTATGCCCAATTGGGTCTTGTCGACGCCGCGTTTGAAGTTTTCGAGTGGATGCCGGAGAGGAATTCCGTTTCTTGGAATGCCATGATCGCTGCTTACGTGCAGAGCAATCGCTTTCACGAGGCTTTTGCTTTGTTTAATAGGATGAGGGCTGAGAATTTGGCGCTGGATAAGTTCGTGGCGGCTAGCATGTTATCGGCATGTACTGGGTTAGGAGCTCTTGAGCAAGGCGAGTGGATACATAAATATATCCGAAACAAAGGGATCGAACTAGACCCGAAGCTTGCTACAACCATTATTGATATGTACTGCAAATGTGGGTGCTTGGAGAAAGCTTATGAAACTTTCAAGGGTCTCACTTATAAGAGTATTTCTTCATGGAATTGCATGATTGGGGGCTTTGCAATGCATGGAAAAGGAGAAGCTGCCATTTCCATTTTCAAGGATATGGAAAAACAAGGGATCGTTCCCGATAACATCACCTTCATAAACATCCTTAGTGCATGTTCGCATTCAGGGTTAGTTGAGGAAGGTCGCTATTATTTCCAGTACATGACTCGAGTTCACGGAATTGAACCCATGATGGAGCATTATGGATGCATGGTTGATTTGCTTGGAAGGGCTGGATTACTAGATGAAGCCAAAAAGCTAATTGATCAAATGCCAATGACTCCTGATGTAGGTGTACTAGGTGCTCTTTTTGGCGCGTGTAGGATCCACGGAAACATCGAGTTAGGTGAACAAGTAGGCAAGAGAGTCATCGAACTGGAACCGAACAACAGCGGACGCTACGTGTTATTAGCTAACTTATACGTCAAAGCCGGCCGATATGAAGATATGGCTAACGTGAGGAGAATGATGAACGTGAGGGGAGTGAAGAAAGTCCCAGGCTTCTCTGTCATTGAATTAGAAGGCGAAGTTAACAAGTTCATAGCAGGAGGAAGAGACCATCCCGAAAGCAAAGAGATATATGCCAAACTCGATGAGATGCTGGACCGTATTCGAGCCATTGGGTACGTTCCTTGCGGTGCTGAGGGAGTGGTAGAAGAGCTTGATGAAGAGGAAGAAAAGGAGAATCCTTTGAACTATCATAGTGAGAAGCTTGCCATTGCCTTCGGTTTGTTGAAAACAAAAGCAGGGGACACTTTCAGGATAACGAAAAATCTTCGAGTTTGCAGAGATTGCCACCATGCTAGCAAACTTATCTCAAAGGTTTTTGATCGTGAGATCGTTGTTAGGGACCGGAATCGGTTTCACCATTTCAAAGATGGGGAGTGTTCCTGCAAGGATTACTGGTAG
- the LOC108454016 gene encoding probable receptor-like protein kinase At5g18500, giving the protein MASDLNKTLSKTYIGLQLWVLIVICLGIVFLVILGISLWLSFRKKTGRHKDMLPSRQLPYVSEEIKEIGVDEVSANNGSPNTLNYKFSDRDSDKVSYHVGNGDDSGRSGSFNHLGKDVKGSQPAEEKGVGVVSVFGPSSHPLTAPSPLSGLPEFSHLGWGHWFTLRDLQLATNRFSKDNIIGDGGYGVVYRGNLVNGTPVAVKKLLNNPAQADKDFRVEVEAIGHMRHKNLVRLLGYCIEGTHRMLVYEYVNNGNLEQWLRGDMSHKGYLTWEARVKILLGTAKALAYLHEAIEPKVVHRDIKSSNILIDDNYDSKISDFGLAKLLGDGKSYIATRVMGTFGYVAPEYANSGLLNEKSDVYSYGVVLLEAITGRYPVDYGRPQPEVNMVEWLKMMVQLRRSEEVVDPNIEARPSTSALKRALLTALRCVDPDADKRPKMSQVVRMLESEEYPIPREDRRRRRNQTVNSEAEMGPRNSNADRSDYMDSRSDSRIYHHPS; this is encoded by the exons ATGGCGTCTGATCTGAACAAAACACTGTCAAAAACATACATTGGTCTACAGTTATGGGTACTTATTGTAATTTGTTTAGGGATAGTGTTTTTAGTTATTCTTGGTATATCTTTGTGGCTTAGCTTTCGAAAGAAAACCGGGAGGCATAAGGACATGCTTCCGTCAAGACAATTACCTTATGTTTCGGAGGAAATTAAAGAAATAGGAGTCGATGAAGTTTCGGCGAACAATGGCAGTCCGAATACTCTTAACTATAAATTCAGTGATAGAGATTCAGACAAGGTCTCATATCATGTTGGCAACGGAGATGACAGTGGCCGGTCTGGTTCTTTTAATCATTTAGGGAAAGATGTTAAGGGATCTCAACCAGCTGAAGAGAAAGGCGTCGGAGTGGTTTCTGTGTTCGGGCCTTCTTCGCATCCGTTAACTGCTCCTTCACCTTTGTCTGGTCTACCTGAATTTTCGCACTTAGGATGGGGTCATTGGTTCACTCTTAGAGACCTACAGCTCGCAACCAACCGGTTTTCTAAGGATAATATTATTGGTGATGGTGGATACGGAGTTGTTTATAGAGGCAATCTGGTTAACGGGACACCCGTAGCCGTCAAAAAGCTCCTTAACAATCC GGCGCAAGCTGACAAAGATTTTCGAGTCGAAGTTGAAGCTATCGGTCACATGCGACATAAAAACTTAGTTCGACTTCTCGGGTATTGCATCGAGGGAACTCATAG GATGTTGGTTTACGAATATGTCAATAACGGCAATTTAGAGCAATGGCTTCGTGGAGATATGTCTCACAAGGGATATCTTACTTGGGAGGCTCGTGTAAAGATTCTTCTCGGTACTGCCAAGGC GTTGGCTTATTTGCATGAAGCTATTGAACCGAAAGTTGTGCATAGAGACATAAAATCGAGTAATATATTGATTGATGACAACTATGATTCTAAGATATCCGACTTTGGTCTGGCCAAATTGTTAGGTGACGGGAAAAGTTATATCGCAACAAGAGTTATGGGTACCTTTGG TTATGTTGCTCCGGAATATGCCAACTCGGGCCTTCTGAATGAGAAGAGTGATGTTTATAGCTATGGTGTAGTGCTCTTAGAAGCAATTACTGGAAGATACCCTGTAGATTATGGTCGCCCTCAGCCTGAG GTAAATATGGTCGAGTGGTTAAAGATGATGGTCCAACTTCGCCGATCGGAGGAAGTAGTTGACCCTAACATAGAGGCTAGACCATCAACTAGCGCTCTTAAACGAGCTCTTTTGACCGCTTTGAGATGTGTCGATCCTGATGCAGATAAAAGACCGAAGATGAGTCAAGTCGTTCGCATGCTTGAATCAGAGGAGTATCCTATACCTCGAGAG GATAGAAGACGCAGAAGGAATCAGACAGTGAACTCAGAAGCCGAAATGGGACCGAGAAACTCTAATGCTGATAGGAGTGATTATATGGATTCAAGGTCAGACAGCCGAATCTACCACCACCCCTCCTAG